Within Thermococcus indicus, the genomic segment CCCTTGGTGTCCTTCATAAGGCTCCAACGCCTCTCTCCCAACGACGTCGAGTGGAAGGCCCAGCTTATCGAGAGGGAGCTACTCTACGTTCCCTTTTACGTCTTCTTCGTAAGGGCTGAGGGCGTTGCCCACACCGGCGGGTTTTCCTACGATGGGGCGGGCCATGTTGAGTTCTTTAATTACGTAACGGTCCCCGCCGCTGAGGGGTTTGATGAGCTGATCAACTACCCCCTGCCAACGAGGGGGAGGCGATACTTCGACGGCAGGGTTGGGGGAAAGCTCGTGGAGAAGACTCTCAGTGAGGAGGAGGCCCAGAAAAAGCTCCGCAGTGAAGTTCGGGGCATGTTGGAGAAGGAGGCAAGGCACTACTTTTACTGGGGTAGCGTGGAGGTGGGAATGCCGACCTTCGAGCTCCGGCTTGACGGTTTGGTTTACTATCCAATCTGGCGCCTTAGATACCGGTACGGCTTTCTCACACACAGGGCCTACGTGGACGGCGCTGATGGAAGGATTCCCTACGGGGAATTTCCAATAGCTCTGCCAAAGAGGTTCGTTAATTTTACCCTGGGGTCTCTGCTTTTAGCTTCAGGCTTTTTCCTCGGGAAGCTGCTCCTACCCCATGGCCTCACCTCAGTTGTGGGCTCAATGGGTGCCGCCGCTGCCGCTTCCTTTCCATCGTTGAGGCGCGCCTTCACCCTCCGCGGAAGGGCCAGTGAACACAGACTTCTGGCGGAGACTGCCGAGGATTATGCCCCCGAGGAAGAGGCCTTCGGGGCAATAAGGCGCTTCTGGAAGGCCCACATGTGAGCCGTCAAATTTTTAAATCTCCCTCTTTTAGTAACCCCTGGAAAGATTAAGGGGGTGGTGTCATGCCAGTGATAGAGGAAGTGACCGCACCGAGGAGCTTCGAGAGGATTGGAAGCCACTCCCACATTAAGGGACTCGGTCTCGACGAGAGCGGGAAGGCGAAGTTCATGGCCGACGGAATGGTCGGACAGGTTAAGGCTAGGGAAGCGGCGGGGATAGCGGTCGAACTCATCAAGCGCGGCAAGCTCGCCGGCAAGGGAATCCTCCTCGTCGGTCCAACCGGAAGCGGCAAGACGGCGATAGCCATGGGCATAGCCAGGGAGCTCGGCGAGGACGTTCCCTTCGTCCAGATAGCCGGCAGTGAGATTTACTCCGCCGAGGTCAAGAAGACGGAGTTCCTGAAGGAGGCCCTGAGGAGGGCCATAGGAGTGAGAATAAGCGAGGAGAGGAAGGTTTACGAGGGTGAGGTAAGGGAGATAAGGATAAACCGTACCAGGCACCCGTTCAACCCCTACGTCGAGGTTCCCGAGAGCGTCGTCATAACCCTCCGCACCAAGGACGACGAAAAGACGATTAGAGCCGGGAGGGAGATAGCCTACCAGCTCATGGAGATGGGCGTTGAGGAGGGCGACGTCATACAGATTGACGCTGAAACCGGAAGGATTTCGAAGATAGGCACCACCAAGGAGGAAGAGGGGCTGTTCTTCAAGCGCAGAGTGAACCTGCCGAGCGGCCCGGTTCTCAAGATAAAGGAGTTCACCTACACAGTCACTCTCCACGACTTGGATGTGGCCAATGCCCGCGGAAACATCTTCGGCCTGCTCTTCAGCACAGGGGCGGAGATAAGCGACGAGATAAGGCAGCGCGTTGACGAGACGGTCAAGAAGTGGATCGAGGAAGGGAAGGCCAGCCTCGTTCCGGGAGTGCTCTTCATAGACGAGGTTCACATGCTCGACATCGAGGCGTTCTCCTTCCTCGCGAGGGCAATGGAGAGCGAGCTGGCGCCGATTCTCATTCTAGCGACCAACCGCGGAAGAACGAAGATACGGGGCACCGACCTTGAAGCCCCGCACGGGATACCCATCGACATGCTCGACAGGCTGCTTATAATCAACACCGAGCCTTACAGGAAGGAGGAAATCAGGGAGATAGTCAAGATAAGGGCGAGGGAGGAGAAGATCGAGGTCAGCGAGGAGGCAATAGAGTACCTCGCGGAGCTCGGCGAGAGGACCAGCCTGCGCTACGCGGTACAGCTCCTCGCGCCCGCGAGCGTTCTGGCAAAGGGCGGAATGGTGGAGAAGGAGCACATCGAAAGGGCGAAGGAGTACTTTGCCGACTTGAGGAGGAGCATGGAGTTCGTGGAAAAGCTGGAGGGCATGCTGAGGTGAAACTTCTCCCCGGTTTTCGTAAAACTTTTAAGTTCCTGTTTTCTAACTTTTCTCGGTGGGAAAGATGAGAAAAATCGCCGGTAGGAAAGTTCTGTTCGCGTTCCCGGTCATCGTTGCACTCCTCGGGTTTTTCTGGGCGACGAATGTTAGACCCGTCTACGTCCAGCTCAACGGAACTTTCTCCGGCGGGCTCGTCCTTCCCGCTGCACTCTCG encodes:
- a CDS encoding zinc ribbon domain-containing protein: MRVKCPRCGAEFEAEGGMVTCPYCGFQIRLGEVRTFTYPLRVEDPWKPLVSFIRLQRLSPNDVEWKAQLIERELLYVPFYVFFVRAEGVAHTGGFSYDGAGHVEFFNYVTVPAAEGFDELINYPLPTRGRRYFDGRVGGKLVEKTLSEEEAQKKLRSEVRGMLEKEARHYFYWGSVEVGMPTFELRLDGLVYYPIWRLRYRYGFLTHRAYVDGADGRIPYGEFPIALPKRFVNFTLGSLLLASGFFLGKLLLPHGLTSVVGSMGAAAAASFPSLRRAFTLRGRASEHRLLAETAEDYAPEEEAFGAIRRFWKAHM
- a CDS encoding RuvB-like helicase, with protein sequence MPVIEEVTAPRSFERIGSHSHIKGLGLDESGKAKFMADGMVGQVKAREAAGIAVELIKRGKLAGKGILLVGPTGSGKTAIAMGIARELGEDVPFVQIAGSEIYSAEVKKTEFLKEALRRAIGVRISEERKVYEGEVREIRINRTRHPFNPYVEVPESVVITLRTKDDEKTIRAGREIAYQLMEMGVEEGDVIQIDAETGRISKIGTTKEEEGLFFKRRVNLPSGPVLKIKEFTYTVTLHDLDVANARGNIFGLLFSTGAEISDEIRQRVDETVKKWIEEGKASLVPGVLFIDEVHMLDIEAFSFLARAMESELAPILILATNRGRTKIRGTDLEAPHGIPIDMLDRLLIINTEPYRKEEIREIVKIRAREEKIEVSEEAIEYLAELGERTSLRYAVQLLAPASVLAKGGMVEKEHIERAKEYFADLRRSMEFVEKLEGMLR